The following are encoded in a window of Amycolatopsis lexingtonensis genomic DNA:
- a CDS encoding extracellular solute-binding protein, translating to MIRKLGALALGVLLLAGCSDSSSAPLGDPEPGVLRVLAGSELADLQPVLDEAAKATGVQVKFTFTGTLEGAEALANGSVDGKYDAVWFSSNRYPAGIPEAAKRLGNQVKIMSSPVVLGLATSVVQRLGWAGKPVSWGEIAAQAGKKAFSYGMTDPSASNSGFSALVGVASALAGAGNAIDARQIASVTPQLTQFFGAQALSAGSSGWLSDAYTRRATGQDPGQKVDGLINYESVLLSANASGKLPEPLTLVYPSDGVVTADYPLTLLADANSDARSAHQKLSDYLRTPDVQKRIMETTQRRPVVPGVALGAQFTQRDLVELPFPATQQAVDALLQAYFDKIRRPSRTLYVLDTSGSMKGDRIESLRSALAGLTGADNSLTGRYRRFRSREEVLMLPFNTRPSGATTFTVPEQDPSGELARIKAFAEGLSASGGTAIYDSLSEAYRELEPLQARDPDRFTSIVLMTDGENANGSSLSDFKLAFGTMPPSVKQVPVFTVLFGEGSGDELTDVATMTGGKVFDARKVQLSDVFKEIRGYQ from the coding sequence ATGATCAGGAAGCTGGGGGCGCTGGCCCTGGGGGTGTTGCTGCTGGCGGGGTGTTCGGATTCGTCGTCCGCCCCGTTGGGGGATCCTGAGCCGGGGGTGCTCAGGGTGCTCGCGGGGAGTGAGCTGGCGGATCTGCAGCCGGTGCTCGACGAAGCCGCGAAGGCGACCGGGGTGCAGGTCAAGTTCACCTTCACCGGGACCTTGGAAGGCGCCGAAGCGCTGGCGAACGGCAGCGTCGACGGGAAGTACGACGCCGTGTGGTTCTCGTCGAACCGGTACCCGGCAGGCATTCCCGAAGCGGCGAAGCGGCTGGGGAACCAGGTCAAGATCATGAGTTCGCCGGTGGTGCTCGGGCTGGCGACGTCGGTGGTGCAGCGGCTCGGCTGGGCCGGGAAGCCGGTGAGCTGGGGCGAAATCGCCGCGCAGGCGGGGAAGAAGGCGTTCAGCTACGGGATGACCGACCCGTCGGCGTCGAACTCCGGGTTCTCCGCGCTGGTCGGTGTCGCTTCGGCGCTGGCAGGCGCGGGCAACGCGATCGACGCCCGGCAGATCGCCTCGGTGACGCCGCAGCTGACACAGTTCTTCGGCGCGCAGGCGCTTTCGGCGGGTTCGTCGGGCTGGCTGTCGGACGCCTACACGCGGCGCGCGACCGGGCAGGACCCCGGGCAGAAGGTCGACGGGCTGATCAACTACGAGTCCGTCCTGCTGTCGGCGAACGCGTCCGGGAAGCTGCCCGAGCCGCTCACGCTGGTCTACCCGAGCGACGGCGTCGTCACGGCCGACTACCCGCTGACCCTGCTGGCGGACGCCAATTCCGACGCGCGCTCGGCGCACCAGAAGCTGTCGGACTACTTGCGCACTCCCGACGTCCAGAAGCGGATCATGGAGACGACGCAACGGCGTCCGGTCGTCCCGGGTGTCGCGCTGGGGGCGCAGTTCACGCAGCGGGACCTCGTCGAACTGCCGTTCCCGGCCACGCAGCAGGCCGTGGACGCGCTGCTCCAGGCGTACTTCGACAAGATCCGCCGTCCGTCGCGGACGCTGTACGTGCTCGACACTTCCGGGTCGATGAAGGGGGACCGGATCGAGTCGCTGCGGTCGGCGCTGGCCGGGCTGACCGGGGCGGACAACTCGCTCACCGGGCGGTACCGGCGTTTCCGGAGCCGAGAGGAGGTGTTGATGCTGCCGTTCAACACGCGGCCGTCGGGGGCCACGACGTTCACCGTGCCGGAACAGGACCCGTCGGGCGAACTGGCGCGCATCAAGGCGTTCGCCGAGGGCCTGTCGGCGAGCGGCGGGACGGCGATCTACGACAGCCTGTCGGAGGCATACCGGGAGCTGGAACCGTTGCAGGCGCGCGATCCCGACCGGTTCACCTCCATCGTGCTGATGACCGACGGCGAGAACGCGAACGGCTCGTCGCTCTCGGACTTCAAGCTCGCGTTCGGGACGATGCCGCCGTCGGTGAAGCAGGTCCCGGTGTTCACCGTGCTGTTCGGCGAGGGCAGCGGCGACGAGCTGACCGACGTCGCCACGATGACCGGCGGGAAGGTGTTCGACGCCCGCAAGGTCCAGCTGTCCGATGTGTTCAAGGAGATCCGCGGGTACCAATGA
- a CDS encoding ornithine cyclodeaminase family protein, whose product MLDADEVRNAVPMSAAVDAVREAFLDLAAGRFAVPQRLSFGGGTTLVMSACHTPSSTTVVKTLNLAAGRTPMILGTLVWNTAEGQVVADAVEITTLRTGAVSGVATDLLAPAGASKLALLGTGAQAADQVRAVAAVRPVRHLAVFGRDRSRASAFTARLAAEFPEVTTRVAASAEDAVSDAEVVCCATSSSTPLFAADALPERVHVNAIGSYLPSMRELPAELLATATCVVVDQVEAALEEAGEVIHAVDTGLLGRGELVELGHALREHPAVGGRTVFKSVGLAVQDWAVARLLGAALDRN is encoded by the coding sequence ATGCTCGACGCCGACGAGGTCCGGAACGCCGTGCCGATGAGCGCCGCCGTCGACGCGGTGCGGGAGGCGTTCCTCGACCTCGCCGCCGGCCGTTTCGCGGTGCCGCAACGGTTGTCGTTCGGCGGCGGCACGACGCTCGTGATGAGCGCCTGCCACACCCCGTCGTCGACGACCGTCGTGAAGACGCTCAACCTGGCCGCCGGGCGGACCCCGATGATCCTGGGCACGCTGGTCTGGAACACCGCCGAGGGTCAGGTGGTCGCGGACGCGGTCGAGATCACCACGCTGCGCACCGGCGCCGTTTCCGGTGTCGCCACGGACCTGCTGGCCCCGGCCGGCGCGAGCAAGCTCGCCCTGCTGGGCACCGGAGCACAGGCCGCCGACCAGGTGCGCGCGGTGGCCGCGGTGCGCCCGGTGCGGCACTTGGCCGTGTTCGGCCGCGACCGGTCGCGCGCGTCGGCCTTCACGGCCCGGTTGGCCGCCGAGTTCCCGGAGGTGACGACGCGGGTCGCCGCGAGCGCGGAAGACGCGGTTTCCGATGCGGAAGTCGTTTGTTGTGCTACGTCGTCGAGTACTCCTCTCTTCGCTGCCGATGCCTTGCCCGAACGGGTTCACGTCAACGCGATCGGGTCCTATCTACCGTCCATGCGGGAGCTTCCCGCGGAGCTGCTCGCCACGGCGACGTGCGTGGTGGTGGATCAGGTCGAAGCCGCTCTCGAGGAAGCCGGTGAGGTGATCCACGCCGTGGACACCGGACTTCTCGGCCGTGGCGAGCTGGTCGAGCTGGGACACGCGCTGCGCGAGCACCCGGCGGTGGGCGGGCGGACGGTGTTCAAGTCCGTCGGGCTCGCCGTGCAGGATTGGGCCGTGGCCCGGCTCCTCGGTGCCGCGCTTGACCGGAACTAG
- a CDS encoding carboxylesterase/lipase family protein, with product MASVPTVTTELGALVGLAGDGVRVWRGIPYARPPVGELRWKEPRPPALSGGVHVATEHGPHAMQAPDPMNPSAVCDEDCLYLNVCTPEGPAPDGGWPVLFWLHGGGYRVGHGEQLGDGEEFARAGIVVVTINYRLGSLGFLHLAGIFGDSEADAGVCGLLDQIEALKWVRRNVSAFGGDPARITVYGVSAGAKSLGNLMGSPLSAGLFAQGISSSGGADHVATPEAGTALARRLLDEVGCHDADALRALPAKEFIEAQERILTGLQALWLWRPTLHPRVLPEVPIEPIRRGSAAGIPLLIGCNSNEGSTYAMMLGDDVATAPASAVLNGILGEERASHLLETYLRRVPDLKSAKIAAMGDERYGIPTQRLADAQSVHAPVFRYRIDIAAPGVPEQLDGGHGTETTMAWKVPMPLFDQAIAVNPKRERAALLIHRAWVRFIRDGVADADGPEWPSYGPELRPVLVFREDTDLVLDPRPDERKVWGDTEWASGTWFPVT from the coding sequence ATGGCCTCCGTCCCGACGGTCACGACCGAGCTCGGGGCGCTGGTGGGGCTGGCGGGTGACGGCGTCCGCGTCTGGCGCGGGATCCCGTACGCCCGCCCGCCGGTCGGCGAGCTGCGGTGGAAGGAGCCGCGGCCGCCCGCGCTGTCCGGTGGCGTGCACGTCGCCACGGAGCACGGGCCGCACGCGATGCAGGCGCCGGACCCGATGAACCCGTCCGCGGTGTGCGACGAGGACTGCTTGTACCTCAACGTCTGCACCCCGGAAGGGCCCGCGCCCGACGGCGGCTGGCCGGTGCTGTTCTGGCTGCACGGCGGCGGTTACCGCGTCGGGCACGGCGAGCAGCTCGGCGACGGCGAGGAGTTCGCGCGTGCCGGGATCGTCGTCGTCACGATCAACTACCGGCTCGGCTCGCTCGGTTTCCTGCACCTCGCCGGGATCTTCGGCGACTCCGAAGCGGACGCCGGCGTGTGCGGCCTGCTCGACCAGATCGAAGCTCTGAAGTGGGTACGCCGCAACGTTTCCGCGTTCGGCGGCGACCCGGCGCGGATCACCGTCTACGGCGTCTCGGCGGGCGCGAAGAGCCTCGGGAACCTGATGGGCAGCCCGCTTTCCGCCGGGTTGTTCGCCCAGGGGATCAGCAGCAGCGGCGGCGCCGACCACGTGGCGACGCCGGAAGCCGGCACGGCGCTGGCCCGGCGGCTCCTCGACGAGGTCGGCTGCCACGACGCCGACGCATTGCGGGCGTTGCCGGCCAAGGAGTTCATCGAGGCGCAGGAACGGATCCTCACCGGGCTTCAGGCGCTGTGGCTCTGGCGCCCGACCCTGCACCCGCGGGTGCTGCCCGAGGTGCCGATCGAGCCGATCCGGCGGGGGAGCGCGGCCGGGATCCCGTTGCTGATCGGCTGCAACAGCAACGAAGGCAGCACGTACGCCATGATGCTCGGTGACGACGTCGCGACGGCGCCCGCGAGCGCCGTCCTGAACGGCATCCTCGGCGAGGAGCGCGCTTCGCACCTCCTCGAGACCTACCTCCGCCGCGTCCCCGACCTGAAGTCGGCCAAGATCGCCGCGATGGGCGACGAGCGCTACGGCATCCCGACGCAGCGCCTCGCCGACGCGCAGTCGGTGCACGCGCCCGTCTTCCGCTACCGCATCGACATCGCCGCGCCCGGCGTGCCCGAGCAGCTCGACGGCGGCCACGGCACCGAAACGACGATGGCGTGGAAGGTCCCGATGCCGCTGTTCGACCAGGCCATCGCGGTCAACCCGAAGCGCGAGCGCGCCGCGCTGCTCATCCACCGCGCCTGGGTGCGCTTCATCCGGGACGGCGTCGCCGACGCGGACGGCCCCGAATGGCCTTCCTACGGACCCGAACTGCGCCCGGTGCTGGTTTTCCGGGAAGACACCGATCTGGTGCTCGACCCACGGCCGGACGAGCGAAAGGTCTGGGGCGACACGGAATGGGCGTCCGGGACCTGGTTCCCGGTGACCTGA
- a CDS encoding ferredoxin reductase codes for MARTAVSGRLAWRVARLAEFRDETPTARTLVFDLPGWPGHLAGQHVDVRLTAADGYRAQRSYSLAAPADGDRVELTVQRVTDGEVSEHLTGPYAIGDPVEIRGPIGGWFAWRPTNPEPVLLIAGGSGIVPLMAMIRARRAAGVRTPFKLIYSLRSPAERYYADELRTPVAGLDITYVYTRELPEGRPGIPKRIDVATLNTAAWPAEFGATSFICGPTAFVETAADILLALGHDPHRIRTERFGPSRD; via the coding sequence ATGGCGCGAACAGCGGTATCAGGGCGACTAGCCTGGCGGGTCGCCCGCCTGGCCGAATTCCGTGACGAGACCCCGACGGCCCGCACGCTCGTCTTCGACCTGCCCGGCTGGCCGGGACACCTGGCGGGCCAGCACGTCGACGTCCGCCTCACGGCAGCGGATGGCTACCGCGCCCAGCGCAGCTACTCCCTCGCCGCCCCCGCGGACGGCGACCGGGTGGAGCTGACGGTCCAGCGCGTGACCGACGGCGAAGTCTCCGAGCACCTCACCGGCCCGTACGCGATCGGCGACCCGGTGGAAATCCGCGGCCCGATCGGTGGTTGGTTCGCCTGGCGCCCCACGAACCCGGAACCGGTCCTCCTCATCGCGGGCGGCTCGGGCATCGTCCCCCTGATGGCGATGATCCGCGCCCGCCGCGCGGCGGGCGTCCGCACCCCGTTCAAGCTGATCTACTCCCTGCGCAGCCCGGCCGAGCGGTACTACGCCGACGAGCTCCGCACCCCGGTTGCGGGCCTGGACATCACGTACGTCTACACCCGCGAGCTCCCCGAAGGCCGCCCGGGCATCCCCAAGCGCATCGACGTGGCCACCCTGAACACGGCAGCCTGGCCCGCCGAGTTCGGCGCGACGTCGTTCATCTGCGGCCCGACAGCCTTCGTCGAAACCGCGGCCGACATCCTGCTGGCCCTGGGCCACGACCCGCACCGCATCCGCACAGAACGCTTCGGCCCCAGCCGCGACTGA
- a CDS encoding helix-turn-helix transcriptional regulator yields the protein MNTLLTQVPPLHTVPAHPAARQLLDRVAAEPAEPLRLAVVAPGGYGKSVLLAALDRCYREAGVDAVLVDDADRLGPDQLEELLAGADGPIVVAHRPAPVAPGWTLLQLGPLGVEDIARLMTAVTGSPTDPAEAADLHARSGGVPRLAERALLGRLEEFRPELDELDDAVLRYLIAAEAGAGRNLDLLSALLDREPDQLPAVVDGARATGLLAPDDTLLPLAAAAVRDFGPPARRLTTVQRLVELQLANGLPVLDLARSLLGTGSSGASAAAAFAAAAGEALSSDAPLAARLFEAAAEAGDRSPAATAGWARAAALSGDLDTALRLGDGMLGAEDAQTRAAGAAIAATVLAHRGELARSAELYHWASRTADLPATSWAGADAFAAIALVGTGDLPSARRLLETPSPGVAPTLFAGAATRMAGGIADSVSGCATETLSTLLGAAAMLEPALGGTLLPDSPAALAALAALHTGELALAESVLTRALEGRTGGDLLATRHRLLLGWVAMTAGDLATAAEHRDAVAGRTLEARDELFFATLDLGLARRASDLVGLQRSWNRAYQASMRYQTDLFSLLPLGELAIAAARTGAFAKLAPQLERAHNLLSRLGEPPLWTVSLVWHELHAAITLEDAEAAKAHLATLTTHAHCGRHPRALATAAQCWLAVLSGTFAPDPIAAAAAELHDLDLRWDAARLAGQAAIRTSDRKAMVRLLEAARQFQGTAARREQGTTEPAAAGTGLAALSERELEVARLVVEGLTYKQAGSKLFISGKTVEHHMARIRGKLGAADRRELLATLRELLSRPDAP from the coding sequence TTGAACACTCTGCTCACGCAGGTTCCCCCGCTTCACACCGTCCCCGCGCACCCGGCGGCCCGGCAGCTCCTCGACCGGGTCGCGGCCGAACCCGCCGAACCGCTGCGGCTCGCCGTCGTCGCCCCCGGTGGGTACGGCAAGAGCGTGCTGCTCGCCGCGCTCGACCGCTGCTACCGCGAAGCGGGTGTCGACGCCGTGCTCGTCGACGACGCCGACCGGCTCGGCCCCGACCAGCTCGAGGAGCTGCTCGCCGGCGCGGACGGCCCGATCGTCGTCGCGCACCGGCCGGCCCCGGTGGCGCCCGGCTGGACGCTGCTGCAGCTCGGCCCGCTCGGCGTCGAGGACATCGCCCGGCTGATGACGGCGGTGACGGGTTCGCCCACCGACCCGGCAGAGGCGGCGGACCTGCACGCGCGCAGCGGCGGCGTGCCGAGGCTGGCCGAGCGCGCGCTGCTCGGGCGGCTCGAGGAGTTCCGGCCGGAACTCGACGAGCTCGACGACGCCGTGCTGCGGTACCTGATCGCGGCCGAAGCCGGGGCGGGCCGCAACCTCGACCTGTTGTCCGCGCTGCTCGACCGCGAACCCGACCAGCTGCCCGCCGTCGTCGACGGCGCCCGCGCGACCGGCCTGCTCGCCCCGGACGACACGCTGCTGCCCCTGGCCGCGGCCGCCGTCCGCGACTTCGGCCCGCCCGCCCGCCGGCTGACGACGGTGCAGCGGCTGGTCGAGCTGCAGCTGGCGAACGGCCTGCCGGTGCTCGACCTCGCGCGGTCCCTGCTCGGCACGGGCAGCTCCGGCGCGTCCGCGGCGGCGGCCTTCGCGGCGGCGGCCGGGGAAGCGCTGTCGTCAGACGCGCCCCTGGCGGCCCGCCTGTTCGAAGCCGCCGCCGAAGCGGGCGACCGCTCCCCAGCCGCGACGGCGGGCTGGGCGCGCGCGGCGGCGCTGTCCGGCGACCTCGACACGGCACTGCGGCTCGGCGACGGCATGCTCGGCGCGGAGGACGCCCAGACCCGGGCGGCCGGCGCCGCGATCGCCGCGACGGTGCTGGCCCACCGCGGCGAGCTGGCCCGCAGCGCGGAGCTCTACCACTGGGCCTCCCGCACGGCCGACCTCCCCGCGACGAGCTGGGCGGGCGCCGACGCGTTCGCGGCCATCGCCCTGGTCGGCACCGGCGACCTCCCCAGTGCCCGCCGGTTGCTCGAGACCCCCTCCCCCGGCGTCGCCCCGACGTTGTTCGCGGGCGCGGCCACCCGGATGGCCGGCGGCATCGCGGATTCGGTGTCCGGCTGCGCGACGGAGACGTTGTCGACGTTGCTGGGCGCGGCGGCGATGCTGGAGCCCGCCCTGGGCGGCACGCTGCTGCCCGACAGCCCGGCGGCCCTCGCCGCGCTGGCGGCGTTGCACACCGGCGAGCTGGCCTTGGCGGAGTCGGTGTTGACCCGCGCCTTGGAGGGCCGCACGGGCGGAGACCTCCTGGCGACGCGCCACCGCCTGCTGCTGGGCTGGGTGGCCATGACGGCCGGCGACCTGGCCACGGCGGCCGAACACCGCGACGCCGTCGCCGGCCGGACGCTGGAGGCGCGCGACGAGCTGTTCTTCGCGACCCTGGACCTCGGCCTGGCCCGCCGGGCGAGTGATCTGGTCGGGCTGCAGCGGTCGTGGAACCGCGCGTACCAGGCGTCGATGCGGTACCAGACGGACCTTTTTTCGTTGCTGCCGTTGGGTGAGCTGGCGATCGCGGCGGCCCGCACGGGCGCGTTCGCCAAGCTGGCTCCCCAGCTGGAGCGCGCCCACAACCTCCTGTCCCGCCTCGGCGAACCTCCACTGTGGACGGTCTCGCTGGTCTGGCACGAGCTCCACGCGGCGATCACGCTGGAGGACGCCGAAGCCGCGAAGGCCCACCTGGCGACGTTGACCACCCACGCCCACTGCGGCCGCCACCCCCGCGCACTGGCCACGGCGGCCCAGTGCTGGCTGGCGGTCCTCAGCGGAACGTTCGCCCCCGACCCGATCGCGGCCGCGGCGGCGGAACTCCACGACCTCGACCTCCGCTGGGACGCGGCCCGCCTGGCCGGCCAGGCGGCGATCCGCACGTCCGACCGCAAGGCGATGGTCCGGCTCCTGGAGGCGGCCCGCCAGTTCCAGGGAACGGCGGCCCGCCGCGAGCAGGGAACGACGGAACCGGCCGCGGCGGGAACCGGCCTGGCGGCGTTGAGCGAGCGCGAGCTGGAGGTCGCCCGCCTGGTGGTGGAGGGGCTGACGTACAAGCAGGCGGGCAGCAAGCTGTTCATTTCCGGGAAGACGGTGGAACACCACATGGCCCGGATCCGAGGGAAGCTGGGGGCGGCGGACCGGCGGGAGCTGCTGGCGACGCTGCGGGAGCTGCTTTCTCGGCCGGACGCCCCCTGA
- a CDS encoding toxic anion resistance protein, with the protein MDFALTPPEPVAAIPVERAAGLITLGEDTRADVTARADGFATRLAELDVRSPEFTDLLDELLAVGEADMRAAAGVAGTMLDRSLRSVASPQDGVTTSLTSLRRTVAELDPAKLPLTGRKLLGMFPVAAGAKRALDRYRAANEPVNALVVDLRGRQDVLRRDNAAIKGERERLWKVMGKLAEAAAFAEAVDGAIERQASVFDLTDPVRAQALRGDVLYPIRQRHQDLLTQLAVSAQGYLALDLVRKNNDELIRGVERAVSTTVSALRVALLVSGALASQRDVLDEVAALQATTDGLIRANTELLDLQSAEIRKASSDPAVATETIRQSFDRIYASIDAIDGFRADAVRSMAATVESLSGEIRRAEDHLRRSHEGEA; encoded by the coding sequence ATGGACTTCGCGCTCACCCCACCCGAACCGGTCGCCGCGATCCCCGTCGAGCGCGCCGCCGGGCTCATCACGCTCGGCGAAGACACCCGCGCCGACGTGACCGCGCGCGCCGACGGGTTCGCGACGCGGCTGGCGGAGCTGGACGTCCGGTCGCCGGAGTTCACCGACCTGCTGGACGAGTTGCTGGCCGTCGGCGAGGCCGACATGCGGGCCGCGGCGGGCGTCGCCGGGACGATGCTCGACCGGTCCCTGCGCAGCGTGGCGTCCCCGCAGGACGGGGTCACGACGAGCCTGACGAGCCTGCGCCGCACGGTCGCCGAGCTGGACCCCGCGAAACTGCCGCTGACCGGACGGAAGCTGCTCGGGATGTTCCCGGTCGCCGCCGGCGCGAAGCGCGCGCTGGACCGCTACCGGGCGGCGAACGAGCCGGTCAACGCGCTCGTCGTCGACCTGCGCGGGCGCCAGGACGTCCTGCGCCGCGACAACGCCGCGATCAAGGGCGAGCGCGAACGGCTGTGGAAGGTGATGGGGAAGCTCGCCGAGGCGGCTGCCTTCGCCGAGGCCGTCGACGGCGCCATCGAGCGGCAGGCCTCCGTCTTCGACTTGACGGACCCAGTGCGCGCGCAGGCGTTGCGCGGGGACGTGCTGTACCCGATCCGGCAGCGGCACCAGGACCTGCTCACCCAGCTCGCGGTCAGCGCGCAGGGCTACCTCGCGCTGGACCTGGTGCGCAAGAACAACGACGAGCTGATCCGCGGCGTCGAGCGGGCGGTGTCGACGACCGTGTCGGCGTTGCGGGTCGCGTTGCTGGTCAGTGGTGCGCTGGCGAGCCAGCGGGACGTCCTCGACGAGGTCGCGGCGTTGCAGGCGACCACGGACGGGCTGATCCGCGCCAACACTGAGCTGCTGGACCTGCAGTCCGCGGAGATCCGGAAGGCGAGCAGCGACCCGGCCGTCGCGACCGAGACGATCCGGCAGTCGTTCGACCGGATCTACGCCTCGATCGACGCGATCGACGGGTTCCGCGCCGACGCCGTCCGGTCGATGGCGGCGACCGTCGAGTCGCTGTCCGGCGAGATCCGCCGTGCCGAAGACCACCTGCGCCGTTCGCACGAGGGGGAAGCATGA
- a CDS encoding sulfite oxidase-like oxidoreductase produces MGVVTPGFQGRARSGNPRLPPGQYLAEDFPVLSAGPTPRVRTETWEFAVTTEKGDKHTWSWAELMALPSEKPTVDIHCVTQWSKLDTRWRGVSIDTLVGGLDTEADYVMVHSYGGYTTNLPLADLLDGQAWIAYEYGGKLLTPEHGGPARLLVPHLYFWKSAKWVRGLELKTRDEPGFWENAGYHDYGDPWREQRYQGD; encoded by the coding sequence ATGGGTGTCGTGACACCGGGTTTCCAGGGCCGGGCCCGCAGCGGCAACCCGCGCCTGCCACCCGGTCAGTACCTGGCCGAGGACTTCCCGGTGCTGTCCGCGGGGCCGACGCCGCGCGTGCGGACCGAGACGTGGGAGTTCGCGGTCACCACCGAAAAGGGTGACAAGCACACGTGGAGCTGGGCCGAGCTGATGGCCTTGCCGAGCGAAAAGCCCACGGTGGATATCCACTGCGTCACCCAGTGGTCCAAACTGGACACGCGGTGGCGCGGCGTCTCGATCGACACGCTGGTCGGCGGGCTCGACACCGAAGCCGACTACGTCATGGTCCACTCCTACGGCGGTTACACGACGAACCTGCCGCTGGCCGACCTGCTCGACGGCCAGGCCTGGATCGCCTACGAGTACGGCGGCAAGCTCCTCACCCCCGAGCACGGCGGCCCGGCGCGGCTGCTGGTGCCGCACCTGTACTTCTGGAAGTCCGCGAAGTGGGTGCGCGGGCTGGAGCTGAAGACCCGGGACGAGCCGGGCTTCTGGGAGAACGCCGGCTACCACGACTACGGGGATCCATGGCGCGAACAGCGGTATCAGGGCGACTAG
- a CDS encoding LmeA family phospholipid-binding protein, with amino-acid sequence MSDGRWFDGWSPWPELAGLAAAGRSLLPNVPVTPAALARTVTEQLVGRRLTAKVDDREVGLTLAELDYPAGSLRLATGRIGDVRIVAEDVDWPEPEGGSIPLRRVTVLAEDVRLRSLPTPAAKPARVELQIAVSADVLRERVAKVRPGIVAAPAGSGLLQIHWAKRPLWGHLTLRPEVGDDAVVLVPQTLHIGQRRLRPPRRFQPIVLPLPELPPGIRLTKVEPRHDELVLHTVAEEWPERLSRIPLPDLLSWLTTAAVTLTLPKLGARS; translated from the coding sequence ATGAGCGACGGCAGGTGGTTCGACGGCTGGTCGCCCTGGCCTGAGCTGGCCGGGCTGGCCGCGGCCGGGCGTTCGCTGCTGCCGAACGTCCCGGTCACGCCGGCCGCGCTGGCGCGGACCGTCACCGAGCAGCTCGTCGGACGGCGGCTGACCGCGAAGGTCGACGACCGCGAGGTCGGCCTGACGCTCGCGGAACTCGACTACCCGGCCGGCAGCCTCCGGCTGGCCACCGGACGGATCGGCGACGTCCGGATCGTCGCCGAAGACGTCGACTGGCCCGAACCCGAAGGCGGCAGCATTCCGCTGCGCCGGGTCACCGTGCTCGCCGAAGACGTCCGCCTCCGCTCACTTCCCACACCGGCCGCCAAGCCCGCTCGCGTCGAGCTGCAGATCGCCGTTTCCGCAGATGTCCTGCGGGAACGGGTGGCGAAAGTCCGCCCCGGGATCGTTGCGGCCCCGGCCGGCAGCGGGCTGCTGCAGATCCACTGGGCGAAGCGCCCGCTCTGGGGCCACTTGACCCTGCGCCCCGAGGTGGGCGACGACGCCGTCGTGCTCGTGCCGCAGACCCTCCACATCGGACAACGGCGACTACGGCCGCCACGCCGCTTCCAGCCCATCGTGCTTCCGCTGCCGGAACTTCCGCCGGGCATAAGGCTGACGAAGGTGGAGCCGCGGCACGACGAACTGGTGCTGCACACCGTGGCGGAGGAATGGCCGGAACGCCTTTCGCGCATCCCGCTGCCCGACCTGCTGAGCTGGCTGACCACGGCCGCGGTGACGCTGACACTGCCCAAACTCGGCGCTCGTTCATGA
- a CDS encoding pentapeptide repeat-containing protein has product MSEAAQDPVEEQRFSRDDWYGEEITGRHYVRCEFLEVDFSEAVTRNSVFTDCVFGNVRFNASRHLDSSFAGCAFKRCNFFDAEFTGCKLVGATFTECELRPLRVVGGDWSFAGLAGADLRSVSFQGVRMREADLTGADCGGAVFADVDLSAALLHAVKLPRAELRGSDLSALDPLNAELAGAIVSPEQAAVLVTSLGLRVRA; this is encoded by the coding sequence GTGTCCGAGGCCGCGCAAGATCCCGTCGAAGAGCAGAGGTTCTCCCGCGACGACTGGTACGGAGAGGAGATCACCGGGCGGCACTACGTGCGGTGCGAGTTCCTGGAGGTCGACTTCTCGGAGGCCGTCACGCGGAACTCCGTGTTCACCGACTGCGTGTTCGGCAACGTGCGCTTCAACGCGTCGCGGCACCTGGACTCGTCGTTCGCCGGCTGCGCCTTCAAGCGGTGCAACTTCTTCGACGCCGAGTTCACCGGCTGCAAGCTCGTCGGCGCCACCTTCACCGAGTGCGAGCTGCGCCCGCTGCGGGTCGTCGGCGGCGACTGGTCGTTCGCCGGGCTGGCCGGTGCCGACCTGCGTTCGGTGAGCTTCCAGGGCGTGCGGATGCGGGAAGCCGACCTGACCGGGGCCGATTGCGGCGGTGCGGTGTTCGCCGACGTCGACCTGTCCGCGGCGCTGCTGCACGCGGTCAAGCTGCCGCGCGCCGAGCTGCGGGGCAGCGACCTGTCGGCGCTCGACCCGCTGAACGCCGAGCTGGCGGGCGCGATCGTGTCACCCGAACAGGCTGCGGTGCTCGTCACGTCGCTCGGGCTGCGGGTCCGGGCGTAG